A window of Mangifera indica cultivar Alphonso chromosome 13, CATAS_Mindica_2.1, whole genome shotgun sequence contains these coding sequences:
- the LOC123194386 gene encoding protein BIG GRAIN 1-like B, producing the protein MYNWERKLRDDPYRREKKNSHPSFSSSLLDEIYRSTSNDDGVTKSPDLKFYRQTMLKQQAKNGFRSDGAIEKEHFSSLHRGFWIEKWMEKKVIEKAINKQRQFLTEYERKSHQDHDHDQDVLCFSSTSISSDSSYGGFSSSDTDSFYGSRTRSSSFVRPERTRTIISTQAEKTKKTERPLFYEPRESHMLDDYHYNSATKHTPKVEEKLIKSKSKALKFYSNLKKIKQPISPGGRLASFINSLFTAGNAKKSRSSSTINENFYDLNSERNSNSGQVSTCSSASSFSRSCLIKNSPSTRERLHNGVKRSVRFYPVSVIVDEDSRPCGHKCLYEEPTTWKIGKSPSRRKEEELKFQGIERKERAGVVPREFLKYYHQNQGKTGLLMRDIRVNFEDDNNEDDDDAASCSSSDLFELDHLTVIGDNRYCEELPVYETTHVGTNHAIANGLII; encoded by the coding sequence ATGTATAATTGGGAGAGAAAGCTTAGAGATGATCCATAccgaagagagaagaaaaactcACACCCATCTTTTTCTTCGTCTCTTCTCGATGAAATCTACCGCTCAACTTCGAACGACGACGGGGTGACAAAATCTCCTGACTTGAAGTTCTACAGACAAACCATGCTGAAGCAGCAGGCAAAAAACGGTTTCAGGAGCGACGGGGCCATTGAAAAGGAACATTTTTCGAGTCTCCATCGAGGTTTTTGGATTGAGAAATGGATGGAGAAGAAGGTTATTGAAAAGGCCATCAACAAACAGAGACAGTTTTTGACAGAATACGAGAGAAAATCACATCAAGATCATGATCATGATCAAGATGTTCTTTGTTTTAGCTCTACCTCAATTTCATCAGATTCGAGTTATGGAGGATTTTCTTCCTCTGACACTGATTCGTTTTACGGTTCAAGAACAAGGTCTTCTAGCTTCGTGAGGCCTGAGCGGACGAGAACGATCATCTCGACTCAGGCAGAGAAAACGAAGAAAACAGAGAGGCCTCTGTTTTATGAACCGAGAGAATCTCACATGCTTGATGACTATCACTACAATTCGGCCACAAAACACACTCCAAAGGTCGAAGAAAAACTCATCAAGTCAAAATCAAAGGCCTTAAAATTTTACAGCAATCTGAAAAAGATTAAACAGCCAATTTCACCAGGTGGTCGTCTCGCAAGTTTCATCAACTCTCTGTTCACAGCAGGAAATGCAAAGAAATCAAGGAGTTCATCTACAATTAATGAAAACTTTTACGATTTGAACTCAGAGAGAAACTCAAATTCCGGCCAAGTGTCGACATGTTCGTCAGCATCGTCATTTTCAAGATCCTGTTTAATCAAGAATTCTCCTTCTACAAGAGAGCGACTGCACAATGGGGTCAAAAGAAGCGTTAGATTCTACCCAGTTAGCGTAATTGTTGATGAAGATAGTCGGCCATGTGGACACAAATGTTTATACGAAGAACCAACTACATGGAAAATTGGAAAATCCCCATCAAGAAGGAAGGAGGAAGAGCTAAAGTTTCAGGGCATAGAGAGAAAAGAACGTGCTGGTGTAGTACCAAGggagtttttgaaatattatcatcaaaacCAAGGGAAAACTGGGTTACTAATGAGAGACATTCGAGTTAATTTCGAAGACGATAACAacgaggatgatgatgatgctgcAAGTTGCTCGAGTTCAGATTTGTTCGAGCTTGATCATCTTACTGTAATTGGGGATAATAGATATTGTGAAGAACTTCCAGTGTATGAAACTACTCATGTTGGTACTAATCACGCCATTGCTAATGGCTTGATAATCTAG